A single Methanocalculus alkaliphilus DNA region contains:
- a CDS encoding sensor histidine kinase: protein MSHLIIAGFALIFCGGVAFTTTRFITRPIDHLVEYTQAIRAGNLDHPIRQSQIPEVRSLSLSLSEMVDSLKDMMERLQASEEELRQQNDELEVKVEERTAALRDAHDEVHFYLDIITHDINNTNHTAQLYLELLSYEVNSEGTPFIDGVRQAIGKSDDIISNISTLRHIKDVKKELKPIRLAPLLESEWSSDSRITVALDGQDPMVLADSLISQSFTNIIENGLKFGGDDVIVTITVTEGEDTIEVRICDTGPGIPDSLKHHVFARYQRGVTERVRGKGLGLFIVQTLIQDRYGGSIRVEDRISGDYTQGATFIVTLKKATNNK from the coding sequence ATGTCGCATCTGATCATCGCCGGCTTTGCGTTAATCTTCTGCGGTGGTGTCGCCTTTACCACGACCCGATTCATCACAAGGCCGATCGATCATCTCGTCGAGTATACCCAGGCTATCAGAGCGGGTAATCTCGACCACCCGATCCGGCAATCCCAAATTCCAGAAGTTCGTTCCCTCTCCCTCTCCCTTTCCGAGATGGTCGATTCCCTGAAAGATATGATGGAGCGCCTTCAGGCATCTGAAGAGGAGCTTCGGCAGCAAAATGATGAACTGGAGGTGAAGGTGGAGGAGCGTACGGCAGCCCTCCGTGACGCCCATGATGAGGTTCACTTCTATCTTGATATCATCACCCATGATATCAACAATACCAACCATACCGCCCAGCTCTACCTTGAACTCCTTTCTTATGAAGTGAACTCAGAAGGAACCCCGTTTATTGATGGTGTGCGGCAGGCAATCGGAAAGAGTGATGATATTATCAGCAATATATCAACACTCAGGCATATCAAGGACGTGAAGAAAGAACTCAAACCAATTCGATTGGCTCCACTACTGGAAAGCGAGTGGTCCAGTGACTCCAGGATAACGGTCGCCCTGGATGGTCAGGATCCCATGGTCCTGGCCGACTCCCTCATTTCACAGTCATTTACCAATATCATCGAAAACGGCCTCAAGTTTGGTGGAGATGATGTTATTGTAACCATAACCGTCACCGAAGGAGAGGATACCATTGAGGTCAGAATATGTGACACGGGCCCGGGCATTCCTGACTCTCTTAAACACCATGTCTTTGCCCGTTATCAGCGTGGAGTCACCGAACGGGTCAGGGGCAAAGGACTTGGCCTCTTCATCGTCCAGACACTCATTCAGGATCGATATGGAGGATCGATCCGGGTAGAGGATCGCATATCTGGAGACTATACACAAGGGGCGACATTCATTGTTACACTGAAGAAGGCGACAAATAACAAATAA
- a CDS encoding HAMP domain-containing sensor histidine kinase translates to MVGSFFGNVSFRWLLMGIIIVIILLITGVILNLNYQSSKNTLETHTQNLQENTEYSLLQSMILTDQGLRLFDQSLDYRLRGEMDRFLTAYRESGGDPAAMDLEGLKASFGDGYELYIINEKGVVEYTTYPPDHLMDFSVYPSFYNRLTSIREGNVFVSDRITAEFQTGKLRKFVYHPTADNRYILEIGYIDDEIKMMRSALLFREAATKIQDMNPYLTSIRIFNFLGDEVGNSSYISEEFRTEIIQSVLETGEGYVIEDPERATFTRYLFIDLTGNDNPPEMNLVAELTYTTAPVQEKLHNLFMSHLIIAVFAILVGGAVAFTTTRFITRPIDHLVEDTHAIRTGNLDHPIRQSQLPEVRSLSLSMAAMVASLKDMMERLQASEEELRQHNDELEMKVLDRTAALRDAHDEVNFYLDIITHDINNTNHTAQLYLELLSEESDPALASFIEKVRLSLRKSDEIIGNVTTLRRIQEMESELTTVSLRSVLAGEEERDDRITLRMKDGILVLADPLISQAFTNIVDNSLKFGGDDVTVSIDVEEEDDEAVIRISDTGPGISDSVKPHIFARYQRGTTERVRGKGLGLFIVQTLIQDRYGGSIRVGDRVPGDHTQGALFTIRLKKASNGL, encoded by the coding sequence GTGGTCGGTAGTTTTTTTGGAAATGTCTCGTTTCGCTGGCTTCTGATGGGGATCATCATCGTCATCATCCTCCTGATCACAGGGGTCATCCTAAACCTCAACTACCAGAGCTCAAAGAATACCCTCGAGACACACACCCAGAACCTCCAGGAGAATACCGAATACAGTCTTCTCCAGTCGATGATCCTCACCGATCAGGGGCTCCGTCTCTTTGACCAGTCCCTTGATTACCGCCTCCGAGGGGAGATGGATCGCTTTCTCACCGCCTATCGTGAGAGTGGGGGCGATCCTGCTGCGATGGATCTTGAAGGGCTGAAGGCATCGTTTGGGGATGGCTATGAGCTCTATATCATCAACGAGAAGGGTGTCGTTGAGTACACCACATATCCACCAGATCACCTGATGGACTTCTCTGTATATCCATCTTTTTACAACCGCCTGACCAGCATCCGGGAGGGAAACGTCTTCGTCTCTGACAGGATAACCGCCGAGTTCCAGACGGGAAAACTACGAAAATTTGTCTATCACCCGACAGCGGACAACCGGTATATCCTTGAGATAGGCTACATCGATGATGAGATCAAAATGATGCGTTCCGCCCTCCTGTTCAGAGAGGCGGCGACGAAGATTCAGGATATGAATCCATACCTGACATCAATACGGATCTTTAACTTCCTCGGTGATGAGGTCGGGAACTCATCGTATATATCCGAGGAATTCAGAACAGAGATCATTCAATCTGTCCTTGAGACTGGTGAAGGGTATGTCATCGAGGATCCAGAGAGAGCAACATTCACCCGGTATCTCTTCATCGATCTCACCGGAAATGACAATCCCCCTGAGATGAACCTCGTCGCTGAACTGACGTATACAACAGCACCTGTCCAGGAGAAGTTACATAATCTCTTCATGTCGCATCTGATCATCGCCGTGTTTGCAATCCTGGTCGGTGGTGCAGTCGCCTTCACAACGACCCGGTTCATCACCCGGCCGATCGATCATCTCGTCGAGGATACCCATGCCATCAGAACAGGGAACCTTGATCACCCGATCCGCCAATCCCAGCTTCCGGAGGTCCGTTCCCTCTCTCTCTCCATGGCAGCGATGGTTGCATCCCTCAAGGATATGATGGAGCGCTTACAGGCTTCCGAAGAGGAGCTCCGGCAGCATAATGATGAACTTGAGATGAAGGTTCTGGATCGCACCGCCGCACTCCGGGATGCCCATGACGAGGTGAACTTCTATCTTGATATCATCACCCATGATATCAACAACACAAACCATACCGCCCAGCTCTACCTTGAGCTCCTCTCAGAGGAGAGTGATCCGGCTCTGGCTTCCTTTATCGAGAAGGTCAGGCTCTCCCTTAGAAAGAGTGATGAGATCATCGGCAATGTGACGACACTCCGAAGGATCCAGGAGATGGAGAGCGAACTCACCACCGTCTCGCTCCGATCAGTACTCGCAGGTGAAGAGGAACGCGATGACAGGATAACGCTGAGGATGAAGGATGGCATTCTGGTCCTTGCAGATCCCCTCATCTCACAGGCATTTACCAATATCGTCGATAACAGCCTGAAGTTTGGCGGTGATGACGTTACAGTCTCAATTGATGTTGAAGAAGAGGATGATGAAGCTGTTATTCGTATCAGCGATACCGGACCGGGCATTTCAGATTCGGTTAAACCCCATATCTTTGCCCGATACCAGCGTGGTACCACAGAACGGGTCCGGGGCAAAGGACTTGGCCTCTTCATCGTCCAGACGCTCATCCAGGATCGGTATGGGGGATCGATCCGGGTCGGGGATCGAGTCCCTGGTGATCATACACAGGGTGCATTGTTCACCATCAGGCTGAAGAAGGCTTCTAACGGTTTATGA
- a CDS encoding aldehyde dehydrogenase family protein, protein MQMMIGDQFTESISGERTRIINPADGKPAGEVPKGGKEDVDRAVMAAGDAFRSWSDLPTSRRGMVFWRSAELIRREADRLALILTTEQGKPLREAKDEVLGAAAVFEYYAGSASLITAGYADRLPRYGYGVVQRRPLGVCGAVIPWNMPVLIAAWKIGAALITGNTLVLKPSINAPMAVLGLGEVMIRSGLPPGVLNIVTGNGREAGDPLIAHPDVRKISFTGGIETGEHVAEVAARTMKRLTLELGGNDPMIICSDMDPAMMADAALRLRLYNAGQICTSPKRIIVEEGIHDAFTTHLERLIRDVRVGDGTDPGSMMGPLNNAAVRQSVEDAVQALEDEGAAIIRGGMPEGLPENGFFYHPVLCTGVSEDSKIMAGEIFGPVLPIIRAADLDDAIMIANDTQYGLGASIWTRDIAAAENAAEALEAGIVWVNQHMKLPPEVPFGGIKKSGSGRENGLAFIDAYTEEKTILINR, encoded by the coding sequence ATGCAGATGATGATCGGAGATCAATTCACCGAATCGATCTCAGGAGAACGAACCCGGATTATCAATCCGGCAGACGGAAAGCCGGCAGGTGAGGTTCCTAAAGGCGGAAAGGAGGATGTTGATCGTGCGGTCATGGCAGCCGGTGATGCCTTCCGTTCATGGTCAGACCTCCCCACATCACGGCGGGGGATGGTTTTCTGGCGGTCTGCAGAGCTGATCCGGAGGGAAGCAGACCGGCTTGCCCTCATTCTCACCACCGAACAGGGAAAGCCTCTCAGGGAAGCAAAGGACGAGGTGCTTGGGGCAGCAGCAGTCTTTGAGTATTATGCCGGATCGGCATCCCTCATCACCGCAGGATATGCAGACCGCCTTCCGCGATACGGGTACGGGGTAGTTCAGAGGAGGCCCCTTGGTGTCTGTGGGGCGGTCATTCCATGGAATATGCCGGTTCTGATCGCTGCATGGAAGATAGGCGCCGCCCTCATCACCGGAAACACCCTCGTCCTGAAGCCCTCCATCAATGCTCCGATGGCGGTCCTTGGCCTCGGAGAGGTGATGATCCGATCCGGGCTTCCACCGGGTGTCCTCAACATCGTCACCGGGAATGGAAGAGAAGCAGGTGATCCCCTCATTGCACACCCTGATGTCAGGAAGATCTCCTTCACCGGCGGGATCGAGACCGGAGAGCATGTTGCGGAGGTGGCCGCACGAACGATGAAGCGTCTTACCCTGGAACTCGGCGGCAATGATCCGATGATCATCTGTTCGGATATGGATCCTGCAATGATGGCAGACGCCGCCCTCCGCTTACGCCTCTACAATGCAGGACAGATCTGTACCTCACCAAAGCGTATCATCGTCGAGGAGGGGATACATGATGCATTCACCACCCATCTCGAACGGTTGATCAGGGATGTCAGGGTTGGTGATGGGACCGATCCCGGCTCGATGATGGGGCCGCTGAATAATGCCGCGGTCCGACAGTCAGTCGAGGATGCCGTGCAGGCGCTCGAAGACGAAGGGGCAGCCATCATCAGGGGGGGAATGCCTGAGGGTCTCCCTGAAAATGGCTTCTTCTACCATCCTGTCCTTTGTACCGGAGTTTCGGAGGACTCAAAAATTATGGCGGGGGAGATCTTTGGCCCCGTCCTTCCGATCATACGGGCTGCTGATCTCGATGATGCCATTATGATCGCAAATGATACGCAGTACGGCCTTGGTGCATCGATCTGGACCCGTGATATTGCAGCTGCTGAGAATGCTGCTGAGGCGCTGGAGGCGGGTATCGTCTGGGTAAACCAGCATATGAAGCTCCCGCCCGAGGTTCCGTTTGGCGGCATCAAAAAGAGTGGATCTGGCCGGGAGAATGGCCTCGCCTTCATTGATGCCTATACTGAAGAGAAGACGATTCTCATAAACCGTTAG
- a CDS encoding MBL fold metallo-hydrolase has translation MEEKYSFIARMPDEPGSLIKAADLIRQQNGNINRISFDRRIDKNTVFFEVTATKERYGAIREGLGRLGYLQSSIPPVNILLFHIYLPMPHQPGALYDVLNTCAEAGADVAGIDFDDTGQHPDRLTIRLNVIDSPKVDDVINAIKSRYRLEILEYDILGEALDETIFYICFAQKIRPFIGEMNDDFLLPFLGDINHVVQELANRGEDPHIVFEKIHRIGTFLAETSGPGFYADIQQIEVTGDCNLTCIQPPGGGSIFLLDIGEERLMIDTGYGIYHEDIERLLFEAGLRGFGEISRLICTHADADHCGGAGFIRSRSHLHHGTAAIIDCSNRGYGSRSEGLILEAVYTGIINLFSRFTPPEDPVLFPTTILGYRGIFPIIDTFTLNDHRFEVLESLGGHIYGQVFILAPDLGLLFTSDALMNFGSLTEDRKEYNSIADFLVTSVNVDSDLARQERRALLELAEEIDTTMKQRGGRCIICGGHGAVSILGEDGRLTAHGEIRRYSHPA, from the coding sequence ATGGAAGAGAAATATTCCTTCATCGCCAGAATGCCGGATGAACCGGGGTCACTCATCAAAGCCGCAGATCTCATCAGGCAGCAGAATGGTAATATCAACCGGATATCGTTTGACAGGAGGATCGATAAAAATACGGTCTTCTTTGAGGTGACTGCAACAAAAGAGAGGTATGGAGCGATCCGGGAAGGGCTTGGCCGACTCGGCTATCTCCAGTCCAGTATCCCTCCGGTGAATATCCTACTCTTTCACATCTATCTTCCGATGCCTCACCAGCCGGGCGCTCTCTATGATGTCCTCAACACCTGTGCGGAGGCTGGTGCGGATGTTGCAGGAATCGACTTTGATGATACCGGCCAGCATCCTGACCGCCTGACGATCCGTCTCAATGTCATCGACTCTCCAAAGGTCGATGATGTGATCAATGCCATCAAGAGCAGATACCGGCTGGAGATCCTTGAGTATGATATCCTCGGTGAAGCACTGGACGAGACGATCTTCTATATCTGCTTCGCCCAGAAGATTCGTCCTTTCATCGGGGAGATGAATGATGACTTTCTTCTGCCGTTCCTCGGCGATATCAATCATGTCGTCCAGGAGCTGGCAAACCGCGGCGAGGATCCACACATCGTCTTTGAAAAGATTCACCGCATCGGGACGTTCCTCGCTGAAACATCCGGCCCCGGGTTTTATGCTGATATTCAGCAGATCGAAGTTACCGGTGACTGTAACCTCACCTGCATCCAGCCTCCCGGTGGAGGGAGCATCTTCCTCCTTGATATCGGTGAAGAGCGGCTGATGATCGATACCGGGTATGGCATCTATCATGAGGATATTGAACGCCTCCTCTTTGAAGCCGGTCTCCGTGGATTTGGGGAGATCTCCCGCCTCATCTGTACCCATGCAGATGCAGATCACTGTGGGGGTGCAGGGTTCATAAGGAGCAGATCCCATCTCCATCATGGGACAGCGGCGATCATCGACTGTTCGAACAGAGGATATGGATCACGAAGCGAGGGGCTGATCCTTGAGGCCGTCTATACCGGGATCATCAACCTCTTCTCCCGGTTCACCCCGCCTGAGGATCCGGTCCTCTTCCCAACCACCATTCTTGGCTATCGCGGAATCTTTCCGATCATTGATACCTTCACCCTTAACGATCACCGCTTTGAAGTGCTTGAGAGCCTCGGTGGCCATATCTACGGTCAGGTCTTCATCCTCGCCCCTGATCTCGGCCTCCTCTTCACAAGTGATGCCCTCATGAACTTTGGCAGCCTGACCGAGGATCGGAAGGAGTATAACTCGATTGCCGATTTCCTTGTCACCTCGGTCAATGTGGACTCCGATCTTGCACGCCAGGAGCGGCGGGCACTGCTTGAACTGGCAGAGGAGATCGATACCACGATGAAGCAGCGGGGAGGTCGCTGTATCATATGCGGCGGCCATGGGGCCGTCTCCATCCTCGGCGAAGATGGCAGGCTGACTGCGCATGGGGAGATCAGGAGATACAGCCATCCTGCATAA
- a CDS encoding DUF5683 domain-containing protein, translated as MASPVLAVILSFFIPGLGQFYTGQFLKAIALFILAVIFAGLSTVLIGIPFYLIVWIYSMYDAYTTAEGR; from the coding sequence ATGGCATCTCCCGTTCTGGCAGTCATCCTCTCTTTCTTCATCCCCGGTCTTGGCCAGTTCTATACAGGGCAGTTCTTAAAAGCAATAGCCCTCTTCATCCTTGCGGTTATCTTTGCAGGCCTCTCGACGGTTCTCATCGGGATCCCGTTCTATCTGATCGTCTGGATTTACAGTATGTATGATGCGTATACAACTGCGGAGGGGAGGTGA
- a CDS encoding DUF3784 domain-containing protein, producing MFEAPLLLLLITEFIAIVFVALGYLIKVKRKTSLIAGYDPKTCADPDGLIAWVGNSLIALGIGAGVIFVAMIIMPAYSVILFLAYMAGVVPIAAIITAVGARRFDKK from the coding sequence ATGTTCGAAGCCCCCCTCCTCCTCCTGCTCATCACCGAGTTCATCGCCATCGTCTTTGTGGCACTCGGGTACCTGATCAAGGTGAAGCGGAAGACAAGCCTCATCGCCGGCTATGATCCAAAGACCTGTGCAGATCCCGATGGGCTGATAGCATGGGTAGGAAACAGCCTCATCGCACTCGGTATCGGCGCGGGAGTCATCTTTGTCGCGATGATCATCATGCCGGCATATTCTGTTATCCTCTTCCTCGCCTATATGGCAGGGGTCGTCCCGATTGCCGCAATCATCACCGCAGTTGGTGCCCGGCGGTTTGACAAAAAATAG
- a CDS encoding AMP-binding protein, whose amino-acid sequence MPDYEEGYANYTIDVPEYYNFGFDVIDEWAKKDRNKLAMIWVNQSGEEKSYTFRHLRNLSNQIANMFMKRDIGKGDRVLIMLPRVPEWWTFALASIKLGAVFCPCPTMLTPKDLKYRVNLGHFKMIITDMENAWKVEEICEECPSLKVRFVVDGELPNWVSYPVELDYPAPVSHRLTPLSGFRKTKATDPMVIYFTSGTTGEPKMVLQDHSYPLGHIITGKYWYDLRDNDLHLTLADTGWAKSSWGKFFGPWICGACVFVYDIRTKFVPTEILPLLEKYEITTFCAPPTIFRMLILADLEAFDLSELRHCISAGEALNPEVIRVWKEATGVTIFEGYGQTETVLCVGTFPCMEPKPGSIGRPAPGWEIELLDDDDTPVPVDEVGKIAIRTNPRPVGLFRGYLENEEATNEVFAGDYYYTGDKATKDEDGYLWFVGRDDDVIKSSGYRIGPFEVESALLEHPAVKESAVVGAPDPIRGTIVKAFIILKDGCTPSDKLIREIQNHVKNVTAPYKYPRAIEFVDDLPKTISGKIKRKELRDKELEKYSSG is encoded by the coding sequence ATGCCCGACTATGAGGAGGGCTATGCCAATTATACAATCGATGTTCCGGAGTACTATAACTTTGGGTTTGATGTCATCGACGAATGGGCAAAAAAAGACCGCAATAAACTTGCAATGATCTGGGTCAACCAGAGCGGAGAGGAGAAGAGCTACACCTTCCGCCACCTGAGAAACCTCTCAAACCAGATCGCCAATATGTTCATGAAACGGGATATCGGGAAGGGGGACAGGGTCCTTATTATGCTCCCGCGTGTGCCTGAGTGGTGGACGTTTGCACTTGCATCCATCAAGCTCGGAGCAGTCTTCTGCCCATGTCCGACGATGCTGACACCAAAGGATCTTAAATACCGGGTGAACCTCGGCCATTTCAAGATGATTATCACCGATATGGAGAATGCATGGAAAGTTGAGGAGATTTGTGAGGAGTGCCCGTCACTGAAGGTTCGTTTCGTGGTTGATGGTGAGCTGCCAAACTGGGTCAGTTACCCGGTAGAGCTGGACTATCCTGCCCCGGTATCACATCGCCTCACCCCGCTCTCCGGGTTCAGGAAGACAAAAGCAACCGATCCCATGGTCATCTACTTCACCTCCGGGACAACCGGAGAGCCGAAGATGGTACTTCAGGACCACAGCTACCCACTCGGCCATATCATTACAGGAAAATACTGGTATGACCTGAGGGATAATGATCTCCACCTGACCCTTGCTGATACCGGCTGGGCCAAGTCATCATGGGGCAAGTTCTTTGGCCCGTGGATCTGTGGTGCCTGTGTCTTCGTCTATGATATCAGGACGAAGTTTGTCCCGACCGAGATCCTCCCTCTCCTCGAAAAGTATGAGATCACAACCTTCTGTGCACCGCCGACGATATTCCGGATGCTGATCCTTGCAGATCTTGAGGCCTTTGACCTCTCGGAGTTACGACACTGTATCAGTGCAGGAGAGGCATTGAACCCGGAGGTTATCCGTGTCTGGAAAGAGGCGACGGGTGTCACTATCTTTGAGGGATATGGCCAGACCGAGACGGTCCTCTGCGTCGGTACATTCCCCTGCATGGAGCCAAAGCCGGGGTCTATCGGACGGCCGGCACCCGGATGGGAGATTGAGCTCCTGGATGATGATGATACCCCGGTTCCCGTTGACGAGGTTGGAAAGATAGCAATCAGGACGAATCCGCGGCCGGTCGGTCTCTTCCGGGGATACCTCGAGAATGAGGAGGCAACAAACGAGGTCTTTGCCGGGGATTACTACTACACAGGCGACAAGGCGACGAAGGATGAGGACGGGTACCTCTGGTTCGTCGGCCGTGATGATGATGTCATCAAGAGTTCGGGGTACCGAATCGGTCCCTTTGAGGTGGAGTCTGCTCTCCTTGAGCACCCTGCGGTGAAGGAGTCAGCCGTCGTGGGTGCTCCGGATCCGATCAGGGGGACGATCGTCAAGGCATTTATCATCCTCAAGGATGGATGTACACCCTCCGACAAGCTGATACGTGAGATACAGAATCATGTCAAAAATGTCACCGCCCCGTACAAATACCCACGTGCCATCGAGTTTGTGGATGACCTCCCAAAGACAATCTCTGGAAAGATAAAGCGAAAAGAGCTACGGGATAAGGAGCTTGAAAAATACAGCTCCGGATAA
- the ftsA gene encoding coenzyme F390 synthetase, with amino-acid sequence MGDTGYFREKIETMPRDELDAIIDERVRYTIHYANEHSPFYRKWFRDHAIDISSIREHEDLLELPVISGSTIRNNQPPVTEKFEFLSARLNEIYTIHETSGTSGVPKAFFLTWQDWLRYSEKYARIFRSYGVAPGDRIVVCASYGMNVGANMMTLAARRTGSTIIPEGKCTFPIRVVKNYKPTVIIGSVFKLIRLARRLANEGIDPKASGVNRLVVGGESFAEASRKYLASLWDCEVYNTYGSTEGTMCGECYAKAGLHVPEDLIHMDLYNPRMDHFVKDGEYGRIILTKLLPVGERCGTLLINYDTEDATAVVSRDRCICGRTSLRIKTPEREGERFWVEDRSFNRVDVERGVFQKENMEYLTGEYEAFLYGGRDTDTTILRVSLECTDPRTSDTEMIQEVFLKAFFRFKPELQEIYISGSLEILFHFTGPGELELYNVPGRPKRIVDRR; translated from the coding sequence ATGGGCGATACAGGGTATTTCCGCGAGAAGATCGAGACGATGCCGCGAGATGAACTTGATGCCATCATCGACGAGCGGGTCAGGTATACGATTCACTATGCAAACGAGCACTCCCCGTTCTATCGTAAATGGTTCAGGGATCATGCCATTGATATCTCATCAATCAGGGAGCATGAGGATCTCCTGGAGCTGCCTGTCATCTCGGGGAGCACAATCCGGAATAATCAGCCTCCTGTAACAGAAAAATTTGAATTTCTCTCCGCACGATTAAACGAGATCTATACCATTCATGAAACAAGCGGGACATCGGGGGTTCCAAAGGCCTTCTTCCTCACCTGGCAGGACTGGCTCCGCTACTCTGAGAAATACGCACGCATCTTCCGATCATATGGGGTTGCACCCGGGGATCGGATCGTCGTCTGTGCAAGTTACGGGATGAATGTCGGTGCGAATATGATGACCCTTGCCGCACGCCGGACCGGGAGCACCATCATACCGGAAGGTAAATGTACATTTCCTATCCGGGTAGTGAAGAACTACAAACCGACGGTCATCATCGGATCGGTCTTCAAGCTGATCCGGCTTGCGAGGCGGCTGGCAAATGAGGGGATTGACCCGAAGGCATCGGGAGTCAACAGGCTCGTCGTCGGGGGTGAGAGTTTTGCGGAGGCGTCGCGGAAGTATCTCGCAAGCCTCTGGGACTGTGAGGTGTATAACACCTATGGGAGTACTGAGGGGACGATGTGCGGGGAGTGTTATGCAAAAGCAGGTCTTCATGTCCCTGAAGATCTCATCCACATGGATCTCTATAATCCCCGGATGGATCACTTTGTAAAAGACGGTGAGTATGGGCGAATCATCCTGACGAAACTTCTTCCTGTCGGGGAACGGTGCGGAACACTCCTCATTAATTATGATACTGAGGATGCAACGGCCGTCGTCTCCCGTGACCGGTGCATCTGCGGGAGGACATCGCTCCGCATCAAAACACCAGAACGTGAGGGGGAACGGTTCTGGGTTGAGGATCGCTCCTTCAACCGTGTCGATGTCGAACGGGGAGTCTTTCAGAAGGAGAATATGGAGTATCTCACCGGTGAGTATGAGGCCTTCCTCTATGGGGGAAGAGATACAGACACAACGATCCTCCGTGTGAGTCTGGAGTGCACTGATCCCAGGACCTCGGATACAGAGATGATCCAGGAGGTCTTCCTGAAGGCATTCTTCCGGTTCAAACCAGAGCTACAAGAGATATACATCAGTGGATCGCTTGAGATCCTCTTTCACTTCACCGGTCCTGGAGAGCTTGAACTCTATAATGTGCCGGGGAGGCCAAAGCGGATTGTTGATCGCCGGTGA